A part of Polypterus senegalus isolate Bchr_013 unplaced genomic scaffold, ASM1683550v1 scaffold_6346, whole genome shotgun sequence genomic DNA contains:
- the LOC120521939 gene encoding uncharacterized methyltransferase YdaC-like: MLFNKLTQQFGHPTHSFTGWLVKTFLENINETLEGNAAKLVQIQPDSTVLEVGFGPGLGLQKAIQYLTDSKGMLYGLDYSEYIHKVASKRLQEQITSGKTQLLLGSVENIPLPDSSVDRVFHCNCYYYWPDLKTCSAELHRVMKPDCCHHPAPLTD; the protein is encoded by the coding sequence ATGCTCTTCAACAAGCTGACTCAGCAGTTTGGACACCCCACACATTCATTCACTGGCTGGCTGGTAAAAACATTTTTGGAGAACATAAATGAGACCCTAGAGGGAAATGCAGCAAAACTGGTGCAGATCCAGCCAGACAGCACAGTCTTGGAAGTGGGCTTTGGACCTGGTTTGGGGCTCCAAAAAGCTATTCAGTACCTAACCGACTCTAAGGGTATGCTGTACGGACTTGACTACTCTGAATACATTCACAAGGTGGCCAGTAAGCGACTCCAGGAGCAGATCACCTCTGGAAAGACACAGCTTCTACTGGGCAGTGTGGAGAACATCCCACTACCAGACTCAAGTGTGGACAGAGtttttcactgtaactgttaCTACTACTGGCCAGACCTCAAGACCTGCTCTGCAGAACTTCACAGAGTGATGAAACCAG